The Vigna unguiculata cultivar IT97K-499-35 chromosome 1, ASM411807v1, whole genome shotgun sequence nucleotide sequence TCACGATTAGTCTCAGTCATTCAGAACCATGTAATCCCTATGAAGCACAAAGAGCGAGCAAATATATATTGCAGAACTTGCTATAACCTTTATAAATCCATTCAATGAGTTTGGTTACAGTAAACAATGCAGATTATTAATTTAGTATTCAGTATAATACACTTGCATGTTAACCAAGGGTGCCCCAACCccagaataaataaaatggaaattCTTCACCATGGCACAGCAGAAAGAGAAATGGATTTTACTCATCATTATAACAGATTCCATAAGAACGTAGATACAATATATTGGAAAATCTCAGCCTTAGACGGTTAAAAGAGAAATTACAAGAGACTGAAAAGCTCACACCACAGGGTGGGGGGCTTTTAATTAAAAGCTGATATTAAATATAGGTCAATCCATTTGGAACAACATGGTTCTTGAGAGAAGGTTACGAAATATCCTACAAATTCTGTAACTAATAATACTAGGAATCACAAGTTTTTCAAGTCAAAAAACATAACTCAAGCTGCCTGTTCAAAATCTTGCTGTCCATCAGTTCTAGGTATGGTCTAAAACACTCCTTTTCAAGTTTTAACATTATAATATGAGAGTAGTTGACAGGTTTGGAACACTGGGAGGAATGAGAAGAAACATATTTAGGAATCTGTCATCCATTAAGGAAGTTGTCATCTATTACTATGTGATTCTAAGCTTTTTATCATCAcggaaatttgttattaattctTATTCTCTTGTCCTAAATTCTAAAAAGTTCTTAGGGGCAGAAAAGTTATGGGAATTCTATTAGGGACCATCATCTGGTTTTTCTTAGGAACTTTTCAAAGGTAGCATGATTCTCTCCTATCTCCGCAGCAAAGCTAAAATCTAAACCCTTCAACATATTCTATCTATTTCTTGGTTACTCTCAAATGACCATAAAGGGAAGATTTGATTTGATGTTTGGAGCTAGGGCCCCATAAAGGGAAGACAGGATGTAGCTCTCTTTTGAATCAGGAATCTATTAAATTGCTTGAggtaataaattaaacaaagaaacaaagaaatacaACTATACAAATCAGAATAATAAAGGTCCTAAAGAGGTGATATTTTGCCCAAGATGAATTATAGCAACTAAACAGGTAAGAACaaatatgattaatataaaactaaagATGATTTTGATATGAAATGGTGATTGTATCCTCTAAGATGAGAGGATGCAGAAAACAGATATTAGAGATACATTCTACCACGAAgctaaaaatttaattgagtacCTTTTTATGGTGGCTTGCTTCTTTCTGAAAACATAGTAGATGAACACTAGTAAACAACCAAGCATGATCTTCCCACTAGTTATGACAAACTTAGTAGAGCCAATCTTCAAATGGATACCACGGAAGCAACAGAAACATGTTTCTATTTGTTTAGACAATTTTATAAGAGCATTCTTGGACCTATCCTTTTCATTGTTGAGATGTTTGGTTTTGAAGGATTGAGGTAATCCTTCGGACATATTTCgttctttcaaagaaaaatcttcatttctatTTGTAGGTGACTGAGGAAAAGGTTGTGACAGAATAGTACTTTCAGGAGAATGCATGGAACGTAACCTTCTCAGAAGTccctaaaaaatataatgtcaTAGAAATAGTTAGCAAATCTGAGGGAAGCACACTGCCTAAGAGCAAACAAGCCAATACTTACAAAAAGACGAGAAAagtttattacttttaatttacaATAAAGGACCAAATAGAGTGATTATGTCAGGAATAAATTTAGGGAGTATTATAAACTCTGCAGGTTTAATATAGAAGGAGAAAAAAGGTCAAGTTATAATTTTAGTGTGGGAAACTAAGTTAAATCAGTTATTGTATAGGCTATAAATAAGCCCTCTATTGATTTGGGAGGAGTTTttgaaataattcttttaaatggACTTTTCCAGTGTGAAAATGAGAGGGCTGCTTTAGATGGCATACTTGTATTTACCTCTGATTTGTATGAGTGTGATGCTTAAATCAATAAAGAGGACTACTAACATATAAGCTATTGCATTAAGAGAATGGTTGTAATATTTAGAGTAGTTATTCAGCTAGAGATAAAGTTTAACAATGAAATAACCACTGCAGACAGCAAACTAaacaacaatatttataaaaaaaaaagctcgccaagtaattttttcaaatgtcAGCTCAGACTAATAAATTTAACGTACTGATAAAAGGATACATCTAATTCCTTCCACCAATAAAGACAAAAGAGAATGCAGTGAACTgctttatttcaattaataaaaattacaccATAACTTTGtttctcatttctaatttctaattcaAATGCCTGATTACAAAACCACTAATATGAAAACTTGATTTGTGGAGAACATTCATACCTGTCGATTTTCCTCAGGCAATGAAGAATTCTCAACCCAGGAGATTGCAAGATCTACATCTTTTCGAACTGTTGCAAGAAGTGTGACAGAATAGAGCTCGACAACTTCCACATATTCATTAATTTCAAGAATTATGTGTCTTTCTTTAATACTTCCATCTTCTACATTTGTCTCTTTAATGACTGCACAATATCTTGCATCTTCAAGACTCCATCCATTGAGGAAATCCTCCACAAATTCTTGAACACCAAGCCCAGAATCTTGTGCAATTTGAAAACAAGCTCTgaaccaaaaataataaaaagaggtAGTATCACTCTCCTTACACATGGTCTTTCACTAATACCTTGTTTGTAGACATATCtatatggaaaaaataaaaacagtacAACCCTATTGTCAAACACTATATAGAAAGGACAAGGGTGCTGCAGAATCATGATCCGGAACGAAGAAGCTATCTTGGATATTCAGGTGTTAGGGATGAAATGTTCACatcaagaataaaaataaaaaatggcaATCATACATGACATAGGGTGTGTTTGGAAACCTGTTCAATCCACAGTGATAGGGAGTATTAAACTTTGCAATGCCTAAATGGACAAGGTGAGTATCAAATTGATTGACGCTGAACATGAGTT carries:
- the LOC114193392 gene encoding protein APEM9-like; this encodes MQIRTESIQIKTTELESESDSEAAAIWNEIEALESFLVCSMYQEAASAASSILERLRHASLATPDMLESTAMVLLQALIHLPRNQHILDQLRLHFISVKAIPPRVLLTGACFQIAQDSGLGVQEFVEDFLNGWSLEDARYCAVIKETNVEDGSIKERHIILEINEYVEVVELYSVTLLATVRKDVDLAISWVENSSLPEENRQGLLRRLRSMHSPESTILSQPFPQSPTNRNEDFSLKERNMSEGLPQSFKTKHLNNEKDRSKNALIKLSKQIETCFCCFRGIHLKIGSTKFVITSGKIMLGCLLVFIYYVFRKKQATIKRILRRQAISVKRALVDLWQLAFSYQVNPLAAVQPPSAATRQGQ